The stretch of DNA TCACATTATTCAGCGTGGGAACCGACGCCTTCCGACTTTTTCAAGGATGATGAATACATTCACTATTTGAAGAGCATGCGCTTTTGGTGTGACAAGCATGAAGTCGAAATATGGGCATATTGCTTGATGACAAATCGTGTCCATTTAATTGCCACGCCGAAAACCGAGCAGGGCCTGAGTTTGGCTATTGGTGAAGCGCATAAGCGCTATACTTGCCGAATCAATAAACGTGAAAAATGGACGGGACATCTGTGGCAAGGGAGGTTTTCTTCCTTTGCAATGGATGAAAAGTATCTTGTCGCCGCCGCCCGATATGTAGAGCGAAACCCGGTTAGGGCGGGGATGGTCCCAAAAGCCGCCGACTATCGATGGAGCAGCGTCCGAGCACATTTGACAGGTAAGGACGATGTACTTGTGAAAACGGCTCCATTGCTGTCGTTGGTTGATGATTGAGAGGGGTTTTTGGCAAAGGATACCAGTGATCGCGACCGTGACTTGTTAAGAGGACACGGGCGTACAGGCCGTCCTCTGGGTGGCAATTCGTTCTTCGACAATTTGCAGTCGATATTGGGGAAGGATGTAAGACCCAAAAAGCCTGGCCCAAGAAAGAGAATTAGGGAGGTGTCCCCCTAATCTGATAAAACAACTACTGACGGATTAACAATTAAAGTTCGCAATGGAGGACTATAATGGACGCTTGTGAAGTAAAAACCAGTAAGGATCTTGCACGCTTTATCGAATATTTATCAATTGAATCTAATAACAAAAATTGCGAATGGGAAAACGCAACGTTACCCGATTTTCTCGATGCGTTGTCTGGATGCGCAGACGCAGTAGAGCAAAGATATATAAATAACGATGTGGATATGTCAAAATTGACACAATGGAGAATTTTTGCTGACTTATTGGATGCAGCCACAATATATGAGTAGTAATTCGCAACTGGATTTTGTGTAATGTTAATTTGATGAGATAAATTTTTGACAGGCCTCGATAAAACTGGGCCTTAACTCTCCTCTGCGAATTGTGAGTTAGGGAGGGGCAATTTAGAAGGCTTTTTAACATCATTAATATGTGAAGTGCCCATAGCGGATGCCTGGAATAGTCCCGTTTATTTCCCTGATAGGTCCCACCATATCATTCGGAGCGGTAATCGCAGACCGCAAGTCTTCTTCCGTGGGGATGATTACCAAGTCTAGATTGAATTAATGCGTGAATGGTGCGCGAAACACGCGGTCGAAATCTGGGCATATTGCCTCATGCCGAACTATGTACACCTCATCGCGGTTCCCCAAACCCCGAAAGGGCTTTTGCGAGCCATTGGGGAAGCGCATAGACGATAGACCCGCCACGTCAATTTCAGGGAGAGGTGGCGAGGTTACCTGTGGCAGGGGCGTTTCGCGTCCTTCGTCATGGACGAGGGCTATTGCTTGTGCGCCGCCCGGCATATTGAGAATAATCCGGTTAAGGCGAAGCTTTGCCCGAAGCCGGAAGCGTACGCATACAGCAGCGCGAGAGCCCACCAGTCAGGGGACGCCGAAGTCCTGGACAACACCATGCCGTTGCTTGAGCTGGTCGGGGACTGGAAAGTGTTTCTTTCGGTGCAAGACGACGAAGGCGAAAATCGTCTCAGGCAGCACGAAAGGACAGGCCGTCCCGCCGAGGATGCCGCTTTCATCAGAACGCTTGAGTTAAAATTGCAGCGGAAATTGAAGCCCGGAAAGGCCGGAAGGCCAAAGAAAAAAATAGTATTGTGTCCCCAGATTTCCCAGTTTTATGCGTCCTTATGCGCGTATCGCGTAGTCATAATTGGGGAAGCGGTCTTTCAACAGCTTGCTGCATTCTCCCAGGGTGCATTCCTTGTTGATGCACTCTTCGAAAACAGCAATTTCTTCTCTGGTCAGTTGGAACCCTTCGATCTCAAGTGAAGCTTTGGCATGCATGAAACGGCGTGTCATGACTTCAACTTTTGTTTTGGGGCATTTGGCCTTCGCGAAGGTGTATTTCTGGCGACCTTTCATGAATTAAGATTAATCATTCTGGAAGAAAAAAGCCAATATTCCGACTTGGCAAGTCGATGAAGATCAATAGCTAAACAAATCGGAGAGTGCATCCTACTTCGCTCAGGGCCTCCCAAATGTCATCCAACTGGATCCCAAACGGGGAAAGCTCAATCTCGATTTCTCTTGATGGGAATGTGCTTTTGAATATGTCGATTCTCTTTTCATCCAGGAGCCGGGCTGAGGCTATTCGAGCTGTCAAATCCACTATAGGCGGCGGGCTTGCGTCGGTGAAGCCGTCCAATGCATATGCCAGCGAGGACACGTCTCTGAGAAAATGTTCTGTCGGCAGAAGAGGCATTTCCCATTTTCGGAGAGTTAGGTCGACCTCATAGTAGTCTATATTGGCATAATCGGAATGCCAGAAAAGCCAACCTCTGGCCGGGATGTTTCGCCATGCTGTCAGTATCTGGGACGGCCTTCCTTTCATCGATATCCATAGCGGGGGAGCGTCGTAGAAATCAAAGACGAAGGCTTTGCCTTGCCGAGTTTCTTCCGGGGTGAATGCGGCGAATTCCTTGTCTGATATTCCCACGTTGTGTTTGGCGGGAGATTGAGGAATGCCGGTTGTGTGTACAAGTTGAGAAAATGGAAATAATTTGATCAGGCTGTGGGTGGCAGAGGCGCATGCGCTCCCAGACATCCACCGGTGAAGCTGCGAGGTGAAGTTGGGGAGATCGTCTTTTGGGAAGAGCTGTGTGAGAGACGCGAGCGAGCAGGGGGCTTGGGTTGTTCCAGACAGGATGTCGTTGATGATTCTGTTCGCACTGGAAGGGGTGATCCTATCGCTGCTTTCTGTTTGCCCTTGCAGTTCAGCAAGAAACGAACTGACCCATGCTCTTGAACGGAGTTTGTCTATGAAAAGGTTTGCCGGTCTTGCCATGGCCCTATCCTGAAATGTGATGCCTCTTGTTTAACTGTGCTAGAAATAGCTTCAGCTTTTTTGTTTTGAGCAACCATTTTGCGTACATCGCTTGTTAGCTTGGGCGGCATGAAAACACATAAAACACAACTCTCTGGTTTGAAGATCCTGAATGTCAACGAACTCGCCGACCTTCTCGGTATGACTAGCGCGGCTGTCCGTAGCCATTGGCAACGACGTAACTATGAGTCCATACCCCGTCCGGTTCATTTCGGTCGCAGGCTTGGTTGGCCAGTCCCGGTCATCGAGGAGTGGCTTCAAAAGAAAATCGAAGCTGACTCGATCTGGCGGTGAGTTGCTTCTGCTATTCCGCAAGTTGAAACAGCTCGCTTGGATTGCAGTTCAGCGCGTCTGCCAAGGTTTTGATGTTGATTGCGCTGACGTTTCTTTCTCCTCGTTCCACTGATCCGACATATGTACGGTGAAGCCCGGTGATTTCCGCAAGCTTTTCCTGCGATATGCCTTCCTTCGTTCGCTTTTCTTTGATGGCTTTGCCAAGCCGTTTCAAAAACTGCTTTTCTTTAGGCGTGTAATTCCCTGCCATGCAATATTCCTCCGAATATTGCATGAATATTTGACTCTTATAAGTCTACAGACTATAAGTAGCTGTCTGCCCGTGATGATGCCGCTAACCAGGAGGAAGTAATGAGTAAAAAGAACTTTACGTATGTAAATACAGTCGAGGACGGCAAGTGCCCGTTTTGCGGCGGCTTCGTGCCTCAAGGCGTTTCCGTCTGCGAAAGTTGCCATGCCGTGCATGGAGAAAAAATAGAAGGCGCAGGCAGCTTCCTGCTTTTACCTGTTTTGGGAGCGGCCCTATTCGCTGGGGGAGTGGTGGGTGTTCACTTCAAAAATGGTTTTTGGGGAGTCGTAGCTGGGTTCGCTATATTCATTCCCTGCGCCGTCGGGATTATGAAATTTTGTACCTCAAAGGGTTGGTTTCGGTAGTAGACCCTGAGTCCTTAGGGTGATTCCGTCGGTCGGTGGTCTCTTGATTTCACCGGCTGAGCCCCTTCAACGTGTCGGAGCCCGCGCCGAACTCCCTTTTGTCCTTGCCTCGCCATGCCATAATGCCCTTGAGTGGTGTCTGAGCAGTGGCCGAGCGCGAGGGCGATCAATTCCTTGCTTAGCCGAGCTTTTTTCAAGTCTGCGGCTAATTGTTGGCGAAAGCTGTACTGTGATACTTTGTCCGCCCAGTCTTTCCCCAAGCTTTTGATTACTGCTCGCCGGAATGATTCACGAAGGGCCCGTTCGCTTGCGGCTGGTCGAAGCTCGATAGCCCCTCCTGATTGCTTCACGATCGTGAATAAGATTTTTTCCATTGCCGTGGATGACTCAATAGTCATGATTCGGGTATTCTGGCCGTAACCGGTGTTCGTCTTTGAGCCGTGAACGGTAATGATGATTTGGTCGCCCGCTACCCTGACCTGCACGCCTTTTGAAAACTCGTCCGGCCTGCATCCGGTAACGGCCAAGGTCGCAACAAGCGGTCGGTGCTGTTTCGCGATGGTCGCATATATCCGTTCCTGCCAATCCGGGTAGGTGCGATTGAGCCGTCCAAGATATTGTCGTTTACCTTTGTGGGGCTTCGGGTCGAACGGTACATCATGCGCCGCTTCGAGGTTGTTGCGGTATCTTGTCCGGGAATAGTCCGCCTTCTGTTCCGCCAGTCTTTCGCAGTCACGGCGGACTATCCTTTTCAGATGAGCGGCTTGATCGTCGGCGGCAGTTTGGTCGTGTCGGATAAGCGCATGAATCTCTTCGAGGTGCTTTGCGATGCGGGATGCAAGACCATGTTGGTACGCTCCCTTGAGAACATAGTACCGGCTTTTGCTGATGGGGTTGGAATTGTGGGCGCGAATTTCGGCATATTCCTGCGGCGTCAGGTCGGAGTCTTCCAGCATGTCGAAGGCGTTTGCGTAATCCCTTGCCGATCGTTCGGAAAGTTGTTTCGAGGCGATTTTGACCGCGAGTTGTTGGAACTTCTTATGTTGCATTTGATGTTCCCCTCACCCCTCTGCCCGCCGTGGCCGTGCAGCTCCCCTCAAAGGGGAGGAGCGGCTTATGGTTTTTCCGAAGCGTGAATCACGCCAACTTTTCGCAAGCTCAAACCTGTCATGATTCACGCATCGGAAAACCATAAGCCTATATTCGCGGTAGGTCAGTTGAGCCTTCCGCGAATAAATGAACTGCGCGTGATTCATTTGATTCAATTTTACATGGGTCATCCTTCCCGGCCAATGGCATATACGAGACTTCCGGATATATTGTACTCCTTGGCAAGGCTGGCCACCTTATCTCCTTTATCTAGGCGTTCACGGATTTCCTTGCGCTGCTCTTCGCTGATTTTGGCGGGGCGGCCGAGACGGATGCCCTTGTTCTTGGCCTTCAGTACACCTTCATTTCGACGTTCATTGAGGAGGGTTTGTTCAAAATCGTATATGGATTTGAGCCATCGAAAATTGGCTTCAAAATCCTGGGCGCGTGGGTCAATCCGTAGGTCCTCATCCATGAAGACGATAGCCGTGCCTTTGCTTGCGATTCTCTTTACCAAGTCGACTAGCTCTCGGATATTGCGCCCAAGCCGATCCATGGATTTGACGAACAGAATGTCGTCTGACTGGAGGGAGTTCAGGCATTTTTCCAGGGCAGGGCGAGGTTCGCTGCTTTTGCTTCCAACCTCGTCGACAAACAGGTTTTCGGAAGGAAGGCCTGCGCGATAATCGCATTTGTCCATCGGGCCAATGCGGGTGTAACTGACTCGTGCTCCCTGCCGTTCAAGCAACGGGTCGTGGCTTTCATAATTCTGTGTCGTATTCATTCGGCTGCCTCATGGTTCGTGTAACAGCGCACCGTGGGCGAGGCAATCAATGTGATCGGTTGAATTTTAGTGTTCCATGTCGAAGTGCGCAAAGGGCGCAGAGGTTGTGTTTGCTTCCCTTTCCGAGAGGGTGCCCGCAGCGTTCGCAGGTTGAAAAGGCTTCTTTTTTTGCCTGAATGAGTATCCATTTGAGTGAGTTGGGGAGCTTCGGTGCTTTGTGTATCGTATCTTTCATGTCCAGAGTACGGAATTGAACATCGAATCGGCCATTGCCCCAGCTGGAGGAGGGCTCAACATGAAAGGCTGTAATCTTTGCCCCCGGATGGTAACGTTTGATTCGGGAAAACATTCTAATGATAATATTTGTCCAGCCTGCGGGAGCGATCGTTGAGATGTGGCGCGACAGGATATTTTCCCCGTAGGCCTCCACGTATCGAGTTAAAAAGGCGTCAGTCGCATGGCTGTTACTGGTTTGCGGACGTCGCATATGTTCCCTCCAGATGTTCTCGAATGAATTCCTCTACCTGATTTCGTTGGTTCGGCTTACAGTCGATCTCTAGGTATACTCCGGCATCTTCGATTGCCGCCACAGCCTCAACAACGACATGGTTTCCGAATTGGTGTTTGAGGTCTCGGAGAGCCTTCATGATTTCGCCGTGTCGTTCGGTATCGTATGCTATTTGCAACTCTTTTAAATCGCAGAGTATGTCACTGAATTCTTGGACAAGCGTCATATAATCCGGTCTGGATGCGATTGCGGCGGGAACAGAGGAGCGCGCGAGTGTTGCATCCAGTATATCCATGTCTGCCAGTGGAGATAGATGTGGGGTGAGGGGCGATTTTACCTTTTCTATTATTGCAAGCCGCGACTGGCATAGTTGAAATGCCTTTTGGAATCGGAGCGTTCGCACCCTTTGTTTTCGGGTAGCCAAATCGAAACGTGTGACCAGGGCTTCACAGGAATCGAGCTGCGCCAAGGTCTTTTCCAGTCCACAGAAGTGTCGGAAGTAGCTGTCGGCAGCAGGGTCATCATTTTGCAGAATAATTTTGGTGCTGCAGTTGGCAACGAGCGCGTTGACCTGATCCCGCAAGAGGTTGTTTGCATAGAGGCCGGAGAGTGTTTGGGTCGCGACGATATTGACGCAACCAAACTCTCTGGCCTTTGAGAACCAGGAGAAATCGTCGAACGGGTTGTTCGGGGAAACATTGATGACATCCTGGTATTCGTCCGCCATGAAGAAGCATTTTTCTTGCTGTCTGCAATCATCCAGAGTGCGGTATACGTCACTGTAGTATCTTTCTTTGATGTGGCGCGCGAGTAATCTGGCCGCGTGTCCGTGCGTGTTTTTGAAACGAAGAAGAATGATTTTCCCCGCCTTGAGTAGTTCTCGGTAATTCAGTCGAAGGGCTGCCGTGTGGCATGACAAGCTGGAAACTAAGGAGTCATCGGAAGTGATGGCTGCTAGTATTTGGCGCGGACCTCGGAGTTGGTAATCGAGTTGTTCGTGATAACTCTTTATTTTTGTCTCTGTGAGAATGTGGAAGGCCGTTGACCGAATTCGGGTGACAAATGAACGGTGGGCATAATTGTCGCGCGTGTATACATGTGATAGAAAGAAATCGAACACCTTTTTCGAAAAGTCATAATCATTAATGCACCTGTCAAGCAGCGCAAAGCTGGGAACGAATCGTTCGTCATAGGGACGAATGAAACGCAGGAGCATGACCAAATCGGCAAGTAGTCTGACTCCCTTGTGCAACCAGTCTACGTTGGAGCTGTGCTCCAAGCCGGTAAGGATCAGGGATTCTAAGGCGTTTTGAGTTTCTTCTAGTGAAAGCCCATCGAGCAAATTGATGGGCGTGGCAGTCGGATGTGTCCCGATTTCTATTATGTCGTCTTCTCTGCCTGTCGCCTTGGCGAGCTTCCGAATTTGGGCCGTAAAGTTGTTTTTGACGTCCACAATCAGCCCGGATCGGCCCTCTTTCATAAGTGCATAAGCCATCGGGAGCATGAAAGAAGTGGTCTTTCCGCGCCCCACACCTCCAATGACGAGAACGCCATGGGTGCCTTCGTCAAAGGAGATGCTGTCACCCTCATCGAATTCATAGAGAAGAGAGCCCGTTCCGTTCCCCTTGGCAAAGTCGTTCTTGAGGCCAGAAATAACTCGAATTTTTTCCCGGTTCTTTTCTCGGAAAGCCTGAGATGTGTCCATATCGTTCTCCGTAGCAATTGTTATAAAAATCTTTTAATAATTTTTATAAAAACGGTCAACAATAAATTCATCCATAACCTTCACGGTTATTAGGCGAGGCCCATACGAGTTTATTATCTGCGTGAGTAGGGCAGTTCTTTTCTGACCCCTTCTCCATTAAAGGGGGGTAAAGTCCCCCATCTTAGGACTAGCTAGTAGCAGAGACTTCCCGCCGATTGGAGATGTCCCCGTTTTAGGTCCGGGCTTGTGAGGTCGGAGTGGCAAACGGAGTAGTGCTAGGACTCGGAGTGATGCTTAACCACGTAGGTGGGACAACGAGTCGATAGCCCCTTCAACATCTAAAATGCCAACGCTGCAGTTCGCATCGAGCAGACCGCCATCAAGAAGGTAGTCGAATTTTTCTTTGCTTTTCCCTTTCAGGGCATGGATCAAGACCATTGGGTCTGGAGGGGGGCTTCTCAGGATGCTGTTAATCGCTTCGCTGAAGGTTGCTGGCGGCATCTTATGGGTCGTGAACACCGGACCAACGTAGTCTACAGAAAGCCCCGACTTGAGCAGCATAAGGAAGATCGTGAAGCAGATTCGATCCCCTTTCCAGACAACAAAATTCGTATCGGCACCTTTGGACAACAAGCTTTGATGCTTAAGGTCGGTTTCCGCGTATGTCTTTCTCGCCTGTGCCAGCAGTTCTTGTCCTTGTTTGTTCAAAAATCGGGGGGGTGCTGTAGCCTCAAGACAATTTCGCATTTCTTCGCGCACTCGGTCATGCACGAACGATCCGCCGCCACCGTCGAATTTGGGGAGTTCGCCGCCTGTTGCGGGAGACACCATCACCTGTTTTCTCTCATCATCATACGATTTGATGATCCAGCGCCGCCCGGCAAATATCAAAAATGAATCGGGGACGATCGGGTATACCGTGGTCAAGGTCCCCAGCGTCTTTCCATCGGTTACGATGCTTACCTCCTCCGGGGAGGTGAATGCGGCGTAAAAGGTGTAATGCTCGACGATGCGTTCACCTTTCTCGCCTAGAAGCAATGTCCCGTCCCCGGCTTGTAGCAGAATGTCCTTCGCTCCGAGTACGGTCAGCAGGTGCTTGAAGACGTCTGTGTCTATATGGCCGAAGGGACCGGTACCGCACAGTGCGTTCCATGCGGCGGCGGGGTTCATCCCTCCATGTTGGGATATAGATGACAGAAGTTGCTGGATGAACGTTGAAAGATGAAGCCGGTTTGGAAGCGGCGGTTCGTTCCAGCCTTTTGCCAAAAGCTGGATCATGGCCACGGCCTGGACTGTCCGTAAGCGAAGCTTGTGAAAGAGCGGCAATTCGGCATCCCACTCGGCTTCCCGGACATAAGAGCGGAGTATCGCCGGGTCGCCTTCCTTTCTCCCGGAACGCCCTATGCGCTGGCAGAGGCTGGCGACCGAAGGGGGAGGGCCTATTTGGGCGACGCTTTTCACGCTTCCAATATCTATCCCAAGCTCCAAGGTGTTCGTGCAGACGACTGATGTGGGGAGGCGATGCTTTTTCAGGCGTTCTTCCGCTTCCTCTCGGATTTCCTTTGAGAGACTGCCATGGTGCGGGAAGAATTCATTGGGTACCCGCGCAGCTTCGCTGGTTCTGCGGAGCATGTCGGACAAGAGTTCGACGTTCTGTCTGCTATTGGCGAAAACGAGGTTGTTGCTGCCTCTGAGCGTCGTGAAGAGGTGGCTGCCGATCGCCTGCCACACGCTTTCCCCGTTATGATCCGGGCCAACGGATTTGGTTTCGACATACCCCCGGACTTGAACCTTCAGTTCCCTGCCTCCTGTTTTTGATTCAATAATGTCGCAGGGCAGAGAGCCGTCATGCCGCAGGAAATTCGTGGCCATGGACATGTCGCCCAAGGTTGCGCTCAGCCCGATGCGGGGTATTTTTCTTCCTGCCGCGATCTCCACCCGATGCATGAGGCTTTGCAATTGCATTCCCCGCTCGGTTCCT from Desulfovibrio sp. Huiquan2017 encodes:
- a CDS encoding DEAD/DEAH box helicase; this translates as MSSQHSESRGFTLLHPSIQRWIWQQGWTSLRDIQEQAIGSILDGNRDVIISASTAGGKTEAAFLPAISDVLRTEPEGVGILGIIPLKALINDQFQRMEGVTRDTDVPVFAWHGDISASQKGKALSTPSSILLITPESLEALFIRRHAEIRKAFRSLRRIVVDELHAFIGTERGMQLQSLMHRVEIAAGRKIPRIGLSATLGDMSMATNFLRHDGSLPCDIIESKTGGRELKVQVRGYVETKSVGPDHNGESVWQAIGSHLFTTLRGSNNLVFANSRQNVELLSDMLRRTSEAARVPNEFFPHHGSLSKEIREEAEERLKKHRLPTSVVCTNTLELGIDIGSVKSVAQIGPPPSVASLCQRIGRSGRKEGDPAILRSYVREAEWDAELPLFHKLRLRTVQAVAMIQLLAKGWNEPPLPNRLHLSTFIQQLLSSISQHGGMNPAAAWNALCGTGPFGHIDTDVFKHLLTVLGAKDILLQAGDGTLLLGEKGERIVEHYTFYAAFTSPEEVSIVTDGKTLGTLTTVYPIVPDSFLIFAGRRWIIKSYDDERKQVMVSPATGGELPKFDGGGGSFVHDRVREEMRNCLEATAPPRFLNKQGQELLAQARKTYAETDLKHQSLLSKGADTNFVVWKGDRICFTIFLMLLKSGLSVDYVGPVFTTHKMPPATFSEAINSILRSPPPDPMVLIHALKGKSKEKFDYLLDGGLLDANCSVGILDVEGAIDSLSHLRG
- a CDS encoding helix-turn-helix transcriptional regulator codes for the protein MAGNYTPKEKQFLKRLGKAIKEKRTKEGISQEKLAEITGLHRTYVGSVERGERNVSAINIKTLADALNCNPSELFQLAE
- a CDS encoding transposase — its product is SHYSAWEPTPSDFFKDDEYIHYLKSMRFWCDKHEVEIWAYCLMTNRVHLIATPKTEQGLSLAIGEAHKRYTCRINKREKWTGHLWQGRFSSFAMDEKYLVAAARYVERNPVRAGMVPKAADYRWSSVRAHLTGKDDVLVKTAPLLSLVDD
- a CDS encoding recombinase family protein, whose amino-acid sequence is MNTTQNYESHDPLLERQGARVSYTRIGPMDKCDYRAGLPSENLFVDEVGSKSSEPRPALEKCLNSLQSDDILFVKSMDRLGRNIRELVDLVKRIASKGTAIVFMDEDLRIDPRAQDFEANFRWLKSIYDFEQTLLNERRNEGVLKAKNKGIRLGRPAKISEEQRKEIRERLDKGDKVASLAKEYNISGSLVYAIGREG
- a CDS encoding transposase — protein: MREWCAKHAVEIWAYCLMPNYVHLIAVPQTPKGLLRAIGEAHRR